In one window of Prevotella fusca JCM 17724 DNA:
- a CDS encoding polysaccharide deacetylase family protein, whose translation MILLSFDTEEFDVPREHGVDFSLEEGMKVSVEGTNRILDILKANDVRATFFCTGNFAELAPEVMERIKNEGHEVACHGVDHWRPQPEDVFRSKEIIERITGVKVAGYRQPRMFPVSDEDIEKAGYLYNSSLNPAFIPGRYMHLTTPRTWFMRGPVMEIPASVSPHLRIPLFWLSLHNFPEWLYLRLVRQVLRHDGYFVTYFHPWEFYDLKEHPEFKMPFIIRNHSGHELEQRLDRFIKAMKADRQEFITYIDFVKRQKK comes from the coding sequence ATGATATTACTGAGTTTCGATACTGAAGAGTTTGATGTTCCTCGTGAACATGGGGTAGACTTCTCACTCGAAGAGGGGATGAAGGTATCCGTAGAGGGCACAAACCGCATCCTCGACATACTGAAGGCGAACGACGTACGTGCTACTTTCTTCTGCACAGGGAACTTTGCCGAACTGGCTCCGGAGGTGATGGAACGCATCAAGAACGAAGGACATGAGGTGGCTTGTCACGGTGTTGACCACTGGAGACCGCAGCCGGAGGATGTCTTCCGTTCCAAGGAAATCATCGAACGCATCACCGGTGTGAAGGTTGCCGGATATCGTCAGCCACGTATGTTCCCCGTATCGGATGAGGATATTGAGAAGGCAGGCTACCTTTATAACTCTTCTCTGAACCCTGCTTTTATACCGGGTCGATATATGCACCTCACTACTCCCCGCACGTGGTTCATGCGTGGTCCGGTGATGGAGATACCTGCCAGCGTCAGTCCGCACCTGCGTATTCCGCTCTTCTGGCTGTCTCTTCACAACTTTCCCGAGTGGCTCTATCTCCGCTTGGTACGGCAGGTACTTCGGCATGACGGCTACTTCGTGACCTACTTCCATCCGTGGGAGTTCTACGACCTCAAGGAACACCCGGAGTTCAAGATGCCTTTCATCATCAGGAACCACAGCGGACATGAACTGGAACAGCGGCTCGACCGCTTCATCAAAGCAATGAAAGCCGACAGGCAGGAGTTCATCACCTATATTGACTTTGTCAAACGGCAGAAGAAATAA
- a CDS encoding 2-oxoacid:ferredoxin oxidoreductase subunit beta — MNQYTAQDFKKGQPRWCPGCGDHFFLASLQKAMAELGVPPYETAVISGIGCSSRLPYYANTYAMQTIHGRAAAISTGAKVTNPNLTIWQVSGDGDALAIGGNHFIHAMRRNVDLNMILLNNRIYGLTKGQYSPTSPRGFVSKSSPYGTTEDPFRPAELCFGARGNFFARSVASDNTETIAILKAAYQHKGASVCEILQNCVIFNDGCHNSVYTSAGRKENAIYVRHGEPLIFGANQEYGLMQEGFGLKVVKIGENGITRDDILVHDAHCQDNTLQLKLAMMSNEDGFPVALGVIRDVEAPTYDAAVNKQIEEVKAQKHYHTFMEMLETNDIWEVKE; from the coding sequence ATGAATCAATATACAGCACAAGACTTCAAGAAGGGACAACCACGTTGGTGTCCCGGCTGTGGTGACCATTTCTTCCTTGCCAGCTTGCAGAAAGCAATGGCAGAGTTAGGTGTTCCACCTTACGAAACAGCCGTTATAAGCGGCATCGGATGCTCAAGCCGACTGCCCTATTACGCCAATACATACGCCATGCAGACCATCCACGGTCGTGCAGCAGCCATCTCTACAGGTGCAAAGGTGACCAATCCTAACCTCACCATCTGGCAGGTGTCGGGCGACGGTGACGCACTTGCCATCGGCGGTAACCACTTCATCCATGCCATGCGCCGTAATGTAGACCTGAACATGATACTTCTGAACAACCGTATCTACGGTCTTACAAAGGGACAGTATTCACCGACCAGCCCGCGCGGCTTCGTTTCCAAGTCGAGTCCTTACGGCACAACCGAGGATCCGTTCCGCCCTGCTGAACTCTGTTTCGGCGCACGTGGCAACTTCTTCGCACGCAGTGTTGCCAGCGACAATACCGAGACTATCGCCATTCTCAAGGCTGCCTATCAGCACAAGGGAGCTTCCGTATGCGAGATTCTGCAGAACTGTGTCATCTTCAATGACGGCTGTCACAATTCTGTTTACACCTCTGCAGGCAGAAAAGAGAATGCCATCTACGTCAGACATGGCGAACCATTGATCTTCGGTGCCAACCAGGAGTATGGTCTTATGCAGGAAGGCTTCGGATTGAAGGTTGTTAAGATTGGCGAGAACGGTATCACCCGTGATGATATTCTCGTACACGATGCCCACTGCCAGGACAATACTTTGCAGTTGAAGCTGGCGATGATGAGCAACGAGGACGGCTTCCCTGTTGCCCTTGGAGTCATCCGTGATGTCGAAGCACCTACCTACGATGCTGCTGTCAACAAACAGATAGAAGAGGTGAAGGCGCAGAAGCATTACCATACCTTCATGGAGATGCTCGAAACCAACGACATCTGGGAGGTCAAGGAGTAA
- a CDS encoding 2-oxoacid:acceptor oxidoreductase subunit alpha, translating to MEEQIEVKELDSVVVHFSGDSGDGMQLAGNIFTTVSATVGNGISTFPDYPADIRAPQGSLTGVSGFQVHIGAGKVYTPGDCCDVLVAMNAAALKMQYRHCKPNGTIIIDTDSFGQRDLQKAEFHGDDYLGELGIDPDRVVACPITTMVKECLADTGMDNKAMLKCRNMFALGLVCWLFNRDLDLVNNYLETKFKKKPAIAEANIKVIRAGYDYGHNVHASVPNTYRIESTVKEPGRYMDITGNKATAYGLMAAAERAGLRLFLGSYPITPATDILHELAKHKSMGVTTVQCEDEIAGCASAVGAAFAGALAATSTSGPGICLKSEAMNLALIDELPLVIIDVQRGGPSTGMPTKSEQTDLLQVLYGRNGESPMPVIAATSPTDCFDAAYNAGKIALEHMTPVVLLTDAFIANGSSAWKLPNIEELPEIHPHFVTEEQKYKYTPYKRDPETLARYWAIPGMEGYTHILGGLEKDGETGAISTDPENHDKMDRLRWDKVARIPVPDLEVMGDEKDADLLIVGFGSTYGHLYSAMEELRGKGHKVALAQFKYVNPLPKNTAEVLGRYKKVVVAEQNLGQLAALLRIRINHFAPYQYNQVKGQPFVVNELVSTFEKLIKAPLPKEESGTFYTKILQ from the coding sequence ATGGAAGAACAAATCGAAGTGAAAGAACTCGACAGTGTTGTTGTACACTTTTCTGGTGACTCAGGCGATGGTATGCAGCTTGCGGGTAACATTTTCACCACTGTCTCGGCTACAGTGGGCAATGGTATTTCCACATTCCCGGATTATCCGGCTGACATCCGTGCCCCGCAAGGTTCATTGACAGGTGTGAGCGGGTTCCAGGTACATATCGGTGCAGGCAAGGTCTATACGCCTGGCGACTGTTGTGATGTTCTTGTGGCTATGAATGCAGCTGCGCTGAAGATGCAGTACAGGCATTGCAAGCCTAACGGAACAATCATTATTGACACGGATTCATTCGGACAGCGTGACCTTCAGAAGGCTGAATTCCATGGTGATGACTACCTTGGTGAGCTGGGGATTGATCCTGACCGTGTAGTGGCTTGTCCGATAACTACGATGGTGAAGGAGTGTCTGGCAGATACGGGCATGGACAACAAGGCTATGCTGAAATGCCGTAACATGTTTGCCCTGGGGCTTGTCTGCTGGCTCTTCAATCGTGACTTGGACCTGGTGAATAACTATCTTGAAACGAAGTTCAAGAAGAAACCAGCCATTGCAGAGGCGAATATCAAGGTGATACGTGCGGGATACGACTATGGTCACAACGTACATGCTTCTGTTCCCAATACCTATCGTATTGAGTCAACGGTGAAAGAGCCGGGACGTTACATGGATATTACAGGTAACAAAGCCACTGCCTACGGACTGATGGCAGCTGCAGAACGTGCCGGTTTGCGTCTTTTCTTGGGTTCTTACCCTATTACTCCGGCAACGGATATCCTGCACGAGTTGGCAAAGCACAAGTCAATGGGGGTGACAACCGTACAGTGTGAGGACGAGATAGCAGGTTGTGCATCGGCTGTCGGTGCTGCATTCGCAGGTGCCTTGGCAGCTACATCAACCTCTGGACCGGGTATCTGTCTGAAGAGTGAGGCTATGAACCTTGCACTTATCGACGAGCTTCCATTGGTAATTATCGATGTACAGCGTGGTGGTCCGTCAACGGGTATGCCTACAAAGAGTGAGCAGACCGACCTCCTCCAGGTGCTCTACGGACGTAACGGTGAGAGCCCGATGCCTGTTATTGCAGCCACAAGTCCTACTGATTGCTTCGATGCTGCTTACAATGCCGGCAAGATTGCATTGGAACACATGACACCGGTGGTGCTCCTTACCGACGCTTTCATTGCCAACGGCTCCTCTGCATGGAAACTTCCAAACATCGAAGAGTTGCCGGAAATCCATCCTCACTTCGTCACTGAAGAGCAGAAGTATAAGTACACTCCTTACAAACGTGACCCCGAAACATTGGCACGTTACTGGGCTATTCCAGGTATGGAGGGCTACACACATATCCTTGGAGGATTGGAGAAGGACGGCGAAACGGGTGCTATTTCCACTGACCCGGAGAACCATGACAAGATGGATAGGCTTCGTTGGGACAAGGTAGCACGTATCCCGGTGCCCGACCTGGAAGTCATGGGCGACGAGAAGGATGCTGACCTGCTCATTGTAGGCTTCGGAAGTACTTACGGTCATCTCTATTCTGCAATGGAAGAGTTGCGTGGTAAAGGACATAAGGTTGCTTTGGCACAGTTCAAGTATGTGAACCCATTGCCGAAGAATACCGCTGAAGTGCTTGGACGTTACAAGAAAGTGGTTGTTGCTGAACAGAACCTTGGTCAGCTTGCGGCCCTCCTGCGTATCCGTATCAACCATTTTGCTCCTTATCAGTACAATCAGGTCAAGGGACAGCCATTCGTTGTCAATGAGCTTGTTAGTACCTTTGAGAAACTTATCAAGGCTCCACTTCCAAAGGAAGAGAGCGGTACATTCTATACAAAGATATTACAGTAA
- a CDS encoding glycosyltransferase family 4 protein, with translation MNRKIIGYDAKRIVRNGTGLGSYGRTLINDLAPLMPDTMLRLYAPDAGRDDFRNQIELRENVQFRYPEHLRFRLQRDLWRVKGVVKDLKADGVELYHGLSGELPSGLTAAGIPGVVTIHDLIFLRHPEFYPAIDVFFYKRKFYKTLQEATRIIAISECTKRDILYYGDFPEDRIDLVYQSCSTRFSHSVSPSLIEEARRKYQLPQRYVLNVGTVEVRKNILLGIRAMAKLPSDLHLVIVGRQTKYQKKLDAEIKRLGIGDRIHFLQGVPNDLLAAIYNQAEAFIYPSRYEGFGIPIIEAIQSGLPVVAATGSCLEEAGGPDCLYVGPDDADGAAAAILSAIENCTEMVSKSQHYVKRFENQDVASQVLEVYKKATGSGV, from the coding sequence ATGAATAGGAAGATAATAGGCTATGATGCCAAACGAATCGTGAGAAACGGAACAGGACTGGGCAGCTACGGGCGTACGCTCATCAACGACCTTGCACCGCTGATGCCGGATACAATGTTGCGGCTCTATGCTCCTGATGCCGGACGGGACGACTTCCGCAATCAGATTGAGCTGCGGGAGAACGTGCAGTTCCGCTATCCTGAGCACCTTCGTTTCCGCCTGCAGCGGGACTTGTGGCGCGTGAAAGGAGTGGTAAAGGACCTGAAAGCAGATGGAGTAGAGCTTTATCATGGTCTTTCGGGCGAGCTTCCTTCGGGCTTGACAGCAGCTGGCATCCCCGGTGTTGTCACCATTCACGACCTTATCTTCCTGCGTCATCCCGAGTTCTATCCTGCTATTGACGTCTTTTTCTACAAGCGCAAGTTCTATAAGACATTGCAAGAAGCAACACGCATCATTGCCATCAGCGAGTGTACGAAGCGTGACATCTTATATTATGGTGACTTTCCGGAGGACAGGATTGACCTTGTTTATCAGAGCTGCAGCACCCGTTTCAGCCATTCGGTCAGCCCTTCACTGATTGAAGAGGCACGCCGAAAGTACCAGCTTCCACAGCGTTATGTGCTGAATGTGGGTACGGTGGAGGTGCGAAAGAACATTCTTTTGGGTATTCGGGCAATGGCAAAGCTGCCTTCCGACCTGCATCTTGTCATCGTAGGGCGTCAGACCAAGTATCAGAAGAAACTTGATGCTGAAATCAAACGCTTAGGTATTGGTGACCGCATACACTTCCTGCAAGGCGTTCCTAACGACCTTCTCGCAGCTATTTATAATCAAGCTGAGGCTTTCATTTATCCTTCTCGCTATGAAGGTTTTGGTATTCCAATCATCGAAGCCATACAAAGCGGCTTGCCCGTAGTAGCTGCAACGGGCAGTTGTCTGGAGGAAGCAGGCGGTCCTGATTGCCTTTACGTGGGTCCTGATGACGCTGATGGTGCTGCTGCAGCCATATTGTCAGCGATTGAGAACTGCACGGAAATGGTCAGCAAGAGCCAGCATTATGTGAAACGTTTTGAGAACCAGGATGTCGCTTCACAGGTTCTTGAAGTCTATAAAAAGGCTACTGGCTCCGGTGTCTAA
- a CDS encoding glycoside hydrolase family 16 protein, translating into MLKKKTNKRMLAMLSMALITTASFAQTVSLTDDGKALAARQESPGPEYKLVFSDEFNEPDGTLPDPKVWRHCTRYPTVQWARFLSSSPDVAFMKDGNLVLRAIPNPDKSTDKVDMLTGGIETSQSFTFRFGRVECRALVNPFIGNFPAIWMMPKTTLGWPKGGEIDIFEQINTENKAYATVHSSWTQTHSYPPHSGNVWMPMDRYHVYAVEWEEDVLTFFADGKEIFQYEKQDDSQEQWPFDKSNFYLILNQSVGNGSWAANPDINHTYEMRIDWIRVYQKEKHIPSGISVPMTKIEENTENHEIYSLQGARMGNDESGLPRGIYVANGRKFVK; encoded by the coding sequence ATGTTAAAGAAGAAGACCAATAAGCGAATGCTCGCAATGCTTTCAATGGCATTGATTACAACAGCCTCGTTTGCACAGACCGTCAGTTTGACCGATGACGGTAAGGCACTGGCTGCCCGTCAGGAAAGTCCCGGACCTGAATACAAGCTCGTCTTCAGCGATGAGTTCAATGAGCCGGACGGCACACTGCCTGACCCGAAGGTGTGGAGGCATTGCACGCGCTATCCTACAGTTCAGTGGGCAAGATTTCTGAGCAGCTCTCCTGATGTCGCTTTCATGAAGGACGGCAACCTTGTTCTGCGTGCCATTCCCAATCCCGACAAGTCAACTGATAAGGTAGATATGCTCACTGGTGGCATAGAGACCAGCCAGAGCTTTACTTTCCGCTTTGGCCGTGTAGAGTGTCGGGCACTTGTCAATCCTTTTATCGGCAACTTCCCGGCTATATGGATGATGCCAAAGACGACTTTGGGATGGCCGAAAGGCGGTGAGATTGATATCTTCGAGCAAATCAATACCGAGAATAAAGCCTATGCTACGGTACACTCTTCGTGGACGCAAACCCATAGTTATCCGCCGCATTCCGGCAATGTCTGGATGCCGATGGACCGTTATCACGTTTATGCCGTTGAGTGGGAAGAGGACGTGCTGACCTTCTTTGCGGATGGCAAGGAGATTTTCCAGTATGAGAAACAGGATGACAGCCAGGAGCAATGGCCGTTCGATAAATCCAATTTCTATCTGATACTCAATCAGTCAGTGGGTAATGGTTCTTGGGCAGCAAACCCGGATATCAACCACACTTACGAGATGCGCATTGACTGGATACGTGTCTATCAGAAGGAGAAACATATCCCTTCCGGCATCAGCGTCCCTATGACAAAGATTGAGGAAAACACGGAAAACCATGAAATCTATTCGCTGCAAGGTGCCAGAATGGGAAATGATGAAAGCGGACTGCCGAGGGGTATATATGTCGCGAATGGCAGGAAGTTCGTCAAGTAA
- a CDS encoding glycosyltransferase family 2 protein, whose translation MIKLATVSPCYNEEEVLEKSAAHLTALFDELISQGKISDDSMIVFVNDGSRDRTWEVIARLHKQNPRIRGINLAHNVGHQNAIMAGMMTAKDWADAVITLDADLQDDYRKCIPQMVDEFEAGNDIVYGVKVSRQADPLLKRMSAQAFYRLQEKMGVNSISNHADFRLMSRQALGMLAGYKERNLYLRGLIPLIGLKSTTVDDRISEREAGQSKYTLRKMLNLALDGITSFSVRPIYYVIYLGIAFLLISLCIGIYVIHAFISHTEVAGWASLILSIWLVGAMLMISIGAVGIYIAKIYEEVKQRPLYNISQILD comes from the coding sequence ATGATAAAACTTGCAACGGTCTCTCCTTGCTACAATGAGGAAGAGGTGTTAGAAAAGTCGGCAGCTCATCTCACGGCACTTTTCGACGAGCTCATCAGTCAGGGAAAGATTTCCGATGACTCAATGATTGTCTTTGTGAACGACGGAAGCCGCGACCGCACATGGGAAGTCATCGCCCGTCTTCACAAGCAGAATCCACGCATACGGGGTATCAACCTCGCACATAACGTTGGACATCAGAATGCCATCATGGCAGGAATGATGACCGCAAAGGACTGGGCTGATGCCGTCATCACACTTGATGCCGACCTTCAGGACGACTACAGGAAATGTATTCCGCAGATGGTCGACGAGTTTGAGGCAGGCAATGATATTGTCTATGGAGTGAAGGTTTCACGCCAGGCCGACCCATTGTTGAAGCGTATGTCAGCACAGGCTTTCTACCGTCTGCAGGAAAAGATGGGTGTCAACAGCATCTCCAATCATGCTGACTTCCGCCTTATGAGCCGTCAGGCATTGGGTATGCTCGCTGGTTATAAGGAGCGAAACCTCTATCTGCGTGGGCTTATCCCGCTGATAGGACTCAAGTCCACCACTGTTGACGACCGTATCAGCGAGCGTGAGGCTGGTCAGTCAAAGTACACGCTGCGCAAGATGCTCAACCTGGCATTGGACGGTATCACGTCATTCTCCGTGAGACCCATCTACTACGTCATCTATCTTGGCATCGCCTTCCTGCTCATCAGCCTTTGTATAGGCATCTATGTCATCCACGCTTTCATCAGTCATACGGAAGTAGCAGGCTGGGCTTCGCTCATTCTCAGTATCTGGCTTGTTGGTGCCATGCTGATGATTTCAATCGGGGCTGTGGGAATTTACATTGCCAAGATATACGAAGAGGTGAAGCAGCGACCGCTCTATAACATCAGTCAAATACTCGATTAA
- a CDS encoding GtrA family protein yields the protein MAICIKELWQRWQKDFWRVFRFGITGTICSLIHYGIYCLCLLFTNTTIAYTAGYCVGLFCNYGLTTYFTFKGKPSKSNVAGFAGSHVLNYLLEIGLLQLFLWLGASKWLSPILVMVIVVPINFVLLRLVFVKGKKESDNLVK from the coding sequence ATGGCAATATGCATCAAAGAGCTCTGGCAACGCTGGCAGAAAGACTTCTGGCGTGTGTTCCGTTTTGGTATAACGGGAACGATCTGCTCGCTCATCCACTATGGCATCTATTGTCTCTGTCTGCTTTTCACCAATACAACCATAGCCTATACTGCCGGCTACTGCGTAGGTCTCTTCTGCAACTACGGGCTTACCACCTACTTCACTTTCAAGGGAAAGCCATCGAAGAGCAATGTTGCAGGCTTTGCAGGCAGTCATGTTCTCAATTATCTGTTAGAGATTGGTTTGCTCCAGCTCTTCCTCTGGTTAGGTGCCAGCAAATGGTTGTCGCCGATTCTTGTGATGGTGATAGTAGTCCCTATCAACTTCGTTTTACTCCGACTTGTGTTTGTCAAAGGGAAAAAGGAAAGTGATAATTTGGTAAAATAA